From the Paludibacterium paludis genome, one window contains:
- a CDS encoding ArnT family glycosyltransferase translates to MNQTSRPYWQRQGMAVLGALLIARLAAMILIPLTDTTEARYAEIARKMLETGNWITLWHDYGVPFWAKPPLSTWFSALSMGLFGVNELAARLPSLLLSAGTVALVARLLRKRYGGDAGWASALLLAGGILFLLGSGTVMTDPALIFATTLIHVAFWEALDTGKRAWGYLFFAGIGLGLLAKGPIAIVLTAMPIGLWVILNHRWAAIRQHLPWLTGTLLALAIAVPWYWLAERRTPGFLDYFIVGEHISRFLDPGWKGDRYGYAHATPHGMIWLYAAAGLLPWSVCAPVWLVRFGRRLVPDRRDGFLSYCVLWTTMPLVFFTVSGNIIMPYALTMVPGFAALAASLWARHDAPERGRWLPWLAALPLVALIAATLAFRLAPEPLARTQKAMVGAWFAERPAANSRLVLWDSRREFSAEFYAGGRLITTFNPQTVRKALATPGNDYLACRDSECASLPAELRAAFVEAGRFPNPGEAMRLLKKRAPATPLPLTGPGNDR, encoded by the coding sequence ATGAATCAGACATCCCGACCATACTGGCAGCGCCAGGGCATGGCCGTGCTCGGCGCGCTCCTCATCGCGCGCCTGGCTGCCATGATCCTGATTCCATTGACGGACACCACCGAGGCGCGCTACGCGGAAATCGCCCGCAAGATGCTGGAAACCGGCAACTGGATCACGCTGTGGCACGATTACGGCGTGCCCTTCTGGGCCAAGCCCCCGCTGTCCACCTGGTTCTCCGCCCTGTCGATGGGGCTATTCGGCGTCAACGAACTGGCGGCGCGATTGCCGTCGCTGCTGCTGTCGGCGGGGACGGTCGCCCTGGTCGCCCGCCTGCTGCGCAAGCGCTACGGCGGCGATGCGGGCTGGGCATCGGCCCTGCTGCTGGCGGGGGGTATCCTGTTCCTGCTCGGATCCGGCACGGTGATGACCGACCCCGCCCTGATCTTCGCCACCACGCTCATTCATGTCGCCTTCTGGGAGGCGCTGGATACCGGCAAGCGCGCGTGGGGCTACCTGTTCTTCGCCGGGATCGGCCTCGGACTCCTCGCCAAGGGGCCGATCGCCATCGTGCTCACGGCCATGCCCATCGGACTGTGGGTGATCCTCAATCACCGCTGGGCCGCGATCCGGCAACACCTTCCCTGGCTGACCGGCACGCTGCTGGCTCTGGCCATCGCCGTTCCCTGGTACTGGCTGGCCGAGCGCCGCACGCCGGGATTTCTCGATTATTTCATCGTCGGCGAGCACATCAGCCGCTTTCTCGACCCAGGCTGGAAAGGCGACCGCTACGGCTACGCCCATGCCACGCCGCACGGTATGATCTGGCTGTACGCCGCGGCGGGCCTCCTGCCCTGGTCGGTCTGCGCTCCGGTGTGGCTCGTCCGCTTCGGCCGCCGGCTGGTGCCGGACCGCCGCGACGGTTTCCTGAGCTATTGCGTGCTATGGACAACGATGCCGCTGGTTTTCTTTACCGTCTCGGGCAACATCATCATGCCGTACGCCCTGACCATGGTGCCGGGCTTCGCCGCGCTGGCCGCGTCGCTATGGGCCCGCCACGACGCGCCGGAGCGAGGGCGCTGGCTGCCCTGGCTCGCGGCGCTGCCGCTTGTCGCGCTGATCGCGGCAACCCTGGCGTTCCGCCTCGCTCCCGAACCGCTCGCCCGCACCCAGAAGGCCATGGTCGGCGCCTGGTTCGCCGAGCGGCCCGCCGCGAACTCGCGGCTGGTGCTGTGGGACAGCCGTCGGGAGTTTTCCGCGGAGTTCTATGCCGGCGGCCGCTTGATCACCACCTTCAACCCGCAGACCGTGCGGAAGGCGCTCGCCACGCCCGGCAACGATTACCTGGCCTGCCGCGACAGCGAGTGCGCGTCGCTGCCGGCCGAACTGCGCGCCGCTTTTGTGGAAGCGGGGCGTTTCCCCAACCCCGGCGAAGCCATGCGTCTCCTGAAAAAACGCGCGCCCGCCACTCCCCTTCCCCTGACAGGACCCGGCAATGACCGCTGA
- a CDS encoding glycosyltransferase family 2 protein gives MTADFVPDYLLDLRAAQRPAMPRVSCIVPAYNEADNIALLLTTLNALLAKDGYEHELIVVDDGSRDATVEEVLKLQATLPVTLIQLSRNFGKEIALTAGIDHCDGDVAVLIDGDFQHPPEVIPDFLAHWRRGYDMVYSVRASRDGESLAKRWFTRTFYTLLNLGSALKIPENTQDFRVLDRCIIEALKAMPERNRFMKGLYNWVGFTRLAVTTHTNDRMGGVSSFNLWRLLQLGLTGLTSFSNVPLRVWTFMGSVISLSSICYALHVMISTLLWGTDLKGWPTLIVATSFLGGVQLLSIGVLGEYIGRIFTEVKLRPHYFVSRLHKAGSKEDPVDQS, from the coding sequence ATGACCGCTGATTTTGTCCCGGACTACCTTCTTGATCTGCGCGCCGCCCAGCGGCCGGCCATGCCGCGCGTGAGCTGCATCGTTCCCGCCTACAACGAAGCGGACAATATCGCGCTGTTGCTGACCACTCTCAACGCCCTGCTCGCCAAGGACGGCTACGAGCACGAGCTGATCGTGGTCGACGACGGCAGCCGCGACGCGACCGTCGAAGAAGTGCTCAAACTCCAGGCCACACTGCCGGTGACACTGATCCAGCTGTCACGCAACTTCGGCAAGGAAATCGCGCTCACAGCGGGCATCGACCACTGCGACGGCGATGTGGCCGTGCTGATCGACGGCGACTTTCAGCATCCCCCCGAAGTAATCCCGGATTTTCTGGCGCACTGGCGGCGCGGTTACGACATGGTGTACAGCGTTCGCGCCAGCCGGGACGGCGAGTCGCTCGCCAAGCGCTGGTTCACCCGGACCTTCTACACCCTGCTCAACCTCGGTTCCGCGCTGAAAATCCCGGAAAACACCCAGGACTTCCGGGTGCTGGACCGCTGCATCATCGAAGCGCTCAAGGCCATGCCCGAACGAAACCGCTTCATGAAAGGCCTGTACAACTGGGTCGGCTTCACCCGCCTTGCCGTCACCACGCATACCAACGATCGCATGGGCGGCGTGAGCAGCTTCAACCTGTGGCGCCTCCTGCAGCTTGGCCTGACCGGCCTGACGTCGTTTTCCAACGTGCCCTTGCGGGTCTGGACCTTCATGGGCAGCGTGATTTCGCTCTCGTCGATCTGCTACGCGCTTCACGTGATGATCAGCACCCTGCTGTGGGGCACGGATCTGAAAGGCTGGCCGACCCTGATCGTCGCCACCTCCTTCCTCGGCGGCGTGCAGCTCTTGTCCATCGGCGTGCTCGGTGAATACATCGGCCGGATTTTCACCGAGGTGAAGCTCCGGCCGCACTATTTCGTGAGCCGGCTGCACAAGGCCGGATCGAAGGAAGATCCCGTTGATCAATCGTGA
- a CDS encoding GtrA family protein: MINRELFWFGVVGVTAMAVHYLLVTRLFVPAGLTPLLANVAGFLLAFVVSYHGHRHQTFRARHVPHRRALPRFFAVACASFAVNEAMYAALLAHTALDYRAALLIVLVTVAALTFLLGKLWAFAGVRPS, encoded by the coding sequence TTGATCAATCGTGAGCTGTTCTGGTTCGGCGTCGTCGGCGTCACGGCCATGGCGGTGCACTACCTTCTGGTGACGCGGCTGTTCGTGCCGGCCGGTCTGACGCCGCTGCTGGCCAACGTGGCGGGATTCCTGCTCGCCTTCGTCGTCAGCTACCATGGGCACCGCCATCAAACCTTCCGGGCGCGCCACGTGCCGCACCGGCGGGCCCTGCCGCGGTTCTTCGCGGTCGCGTGCGCCAGTTTCGCCGTCAACGAAGCCATGTACGCCGCGCTGCTCGCGCACACGGCGCTCGACTACCGCGCCGCCTTGCTGATCGTGCTCGTCACCGTCGCCGCGCTGACGTTCCTGCTCGGCAAACTGTGGGCCTTCGCCGGAGTCCGTCCATCATGA
- a CDS encoding ChbG/HpnK family deacetylase, with protein sequence MKRLVLCADDFAQSRAISRGILDLAEAGRITATSVFSLSEHWMEGARQLKPLSPRVEAGLHLTLTEPFDDTARPLGRWLLMSQAGCVPRQAVRRSFEAQLMRFCEEWGELPAYLDGHQHVHALPGIRDEVFALIERHWTGASRPWIRLPDRLGHPGQSRFKASVLTFCCRGFARQAAQRGLTSHAWFGGLYSLSGDAAYRALMREWLAACPDGALMMCHPGMPATNPADPIARARVNEYRYLASPAFAEDLRSAGVELVTGSRTAG encoded by the coding sequence ATGAAACGCCTAGTGCTGTGCGCCGACGACTTTGCCCAGTCGCGCGCCATTTCGCGCGGCATCCTTGACCTTGCCGAGGCGGGCCGCATCACCGCCACCAGCGTGTTCTCCCTGTCGGAACACTGGATGGAAGGCGCCCGGCAGCTCAAGCCGCTAAGCCCGCGGGTGGAAGCCGGGCTGCATCTGACGCTCACCGAGCCGTTCGACGACACGGCCCGCCCGCTGGGACGCTGGTTGCTGATGAGTCAGGCCGGCTGCGTGCCGCGCCAGGCGGTGCGCCGGTCGTTCGAGGCGCAATTGATGCGCTTTTGCGAGGAGTGGGGGGAATTGCCGGCCTATCTTGACGGACACCAGCATGTCCATGCGCTGCCAGGCATCCGCGACGAAGTGTTCGCCCTGATAGAACGGCACTGGACCGGCGCCAGCCGGCCCTGGATCCGTCTGCCCGACCGGCTTGGCCACCCGGGCCAGAGCCGCTTCAAGGCTTCGGTGCTGACTTTCTGCTGCCGCGGCTTCGCGCGCCAAGCGGCGCAACGCGGCCTGACTTCGCACGCGTGGTTCGGCGGACTCTATTCGCTGTCGGGCGACGCGGCCTATCGGGCGCTGATGCGCGAATGGCTCGCCGCCTGTCCGGACGGCGCGCTGATGATGTGTCACCCCGGCATGCCGGCGACAAACCCCGCCGACCCGATCGCACGGGCGCGCGTCAACGAATACCGCTACCTGGCGAGTCCGGCCTTCGCGGAAGACCTGCGAAGCGCCGGGGTGGAGCTGGTCACCGGCTCCCGAACCGCCGGTTAA
- a CDS encoding TIGR01621 family pseudouridine synthase, giving the protein MFRLIASDPRFHVIDKRQGTSFHRQGDEPGLFETVREALGGEPLWPVHRLDRVTSGLLLIARDERTARELGDAFAGSRVEKYYVALSDRKPSKKQGLVSGDMEKGRGGAWRLTPSRDNPAVTQFFSWSMLPGLRLFVLRPRTGRTHQLRVALKSLGAPILGDPLYHPADYPGGEPDRAYLHAWQLRFELDGEAFHFRAAPEEGRWFTHESCRTLLADEALNPRRLPWPTV; this is encoded by the coding sequence ATGTTTCGTCTCATCGCTTCCGACCCCCGTTTCCACGTCATCGACAAACGCCAGGGTACCAGTTTTCATCGCCAGGGCGACGAGCCCGGCCTGTTCGAAACCGTGCGCGAAGCGCTGGGCGGCGAGCCGCTCTGGCCGGTGCACCGCCTGGACCGGGTCACCTCCGGACTGCTGCTGATCGCCCGCGATGAACGGACCGCGAGGGAACTGGGCGACGCCTTCGCCGGCTCCCGGGTGGAGAAATACTATGTCGCGTTGTCGGACCGCAAACCCTCGAAAAAGCAGGGTCTTGTCAGTGGCGACATGGAAAAGGGCCGCGGCGGCGCGTGGCGGCTGACGCCATCGCGGGACAACCCCGCGGTCACCCAGTTTTTCTCGTGGTCGATGCTGCCCGGCCTGCGTCTTTTCGTGCTGCGTCCGCGCACCGGCCGTACCCATCAGTTACGCGTCGCTCTCAAAAGCCTTGGCGCGCCGATTCTTGGCGATCCGCTCTACCATCCGGCCGATTATCCCGGCGGCGAGCCAGACCGGGCCTACCTGCATGCCTGGCAACTGCGTTTCGAACTGGATGGCGAGGCATTCCATTTTCGCGCGGCGCCCGAAGAGGGGCGATGGTTCACCCACGAGTCCTGCCGGACCTTGCTTGCCGATGAGGCGCTGAATCCCCGGCGGCTGCCCTGGCCCACGGTGTGA
- a CDS encoding acyl-CoA thioesterase gives MSVLMTPDMANFSGNVHGGVLLKLLDQVAYACASRYAGCYVVTLSVDQVLFKQPIHVGELVTFFASVNHVGRTSMEVGIKVVAENIQDRSVRHTNSCYFTMVAYQDGKAVAVPPLSLDNDVHKKRFREAEIRKKMRKEAELRMSEECGASPA, from the coding sequence ATGTCGGTGCTGATGACGCCGGACATGGCGAATTTCTCCGGGAACGTGCACGGCGGGGTGCTGCTCAAATTGCTCGACCAGGTGGCGTACGCCTGCGCCAGCCGGTATGCAGGCTGTTATGTGGTCACACTGTCCGTGGACCAGGTGCTGTTCAAGCAGCCGATCCATGTCGGCGAGCTGGTGACATTTTTCGCGAGCGTCAATCATGTGGGGCGCACGTCGATGGAGGTCGGCATCAAGGTGGTCGCTGAGAACATCCAGGACCGCAGTGTCCGGCACACCAATAGTTGCTACTTCACCATGGTTGCCTACCAGGATGGCAAGGCGGTGGCGGTTCCTCCGCTGTCGCTCGACAACGACGTCCACAAGAAGCGATTCCGTGAAGCCGAGATCCGCAAGAAAATGCGCAAGGAAGCGGAGCTGCGCATGAGCGAAGAGTGCGGCGCTTCACCGGCGTGA